One Desulfatitalea tepidiphila genomic region harbors:
- a CDS encoding radical SAM protein — MAPGTDKQRKERLDAEVGTTHKSWHDRVRVALIYPNHYAVGMASLGFQTVYRLLNAMDHVVCERAFLPETNHADRPLVSLESGRRLREFDGLAFSLSFENDFANVLTILQKAELPLSSAHRGASLPLILAGGVSASLNPEPLAPFIDCFLIGEAEALLSDFFECFHPGMDRREFLLKAARDLPGVYVPSFYEDSHHPDGTLAGFTPLAEVPERITRVYAADIGQFDTTSTVVTPHTTFEDAFLIEVSRGCPHGCRFCAAGYVYRPPRYRPLPRLLHALQQGADQTGKVGLLGAAVSDLPDLKALCDFGSRHALQLAFSSLRADALDDGLIAAMKSGRLKTATIAPETGSERMRRVINKGMSEAVILDAAERLVANGIPNLKLYFMVGLPTETDEDVAAIVTLVKKIKHRFLGSSRARGHMGTITVSLNSFIPKPFTPFQWTAMDDVVHLKQKIKQIKMDLKKVANVRVHADVPRWAYIQALLSRGDRRVAQLLLSAHENEGNWPRTFKSSSLNPDFYVYRERPRDERLPWDFIDQGLNKRFLWNEYQRALQAKETPPCPADPENCQICGVCKKF, encoded by the coding sequence ATGGCACCCGGAACAGACAAACAGCGTAAAGAAAGGCTCGATGCAGAGGTCGGTACAACCCATAAATCGTGGCATGATCGCGTGCGTGTGGCGCTCATCTATCCCAATCACTATGCCGTGGGCATGGCCAGTCTGGGATTCCAAACGGTTTACCGGTTACTCAATGCAATGGATCATGTGGTTTGCGAGCGTGCGTTTCTCCCTGAAACGAATCACGCCGACCGGCCGTTGGTTTCCCTCGAATCGGGGCGCAGGTTGCGTGAGTTCGATGGTTTGGCTTTTTCGCTCTCATTCGAAAATGATTTTGCCAATGTACTGACCATCCTGCAAAAAGCGGAGCTCCCCCTGTCATCCGCCCATCGTGGCGCCTCCCTCCCCCTAATTTTGGCAGGGGGAGTCTCCGCTTCTCTCAATCCAGAACCCCTCGCGCCGTTCATAGACTGCTTTCTGATCGGCGAAGCCGAAGCCCTGCTATCAGATTTTTTCGAGTGTTTTCATCCGGGAATGGATCGTCGCGAGTTTTTGTTGAAGGCTGCCCGGGATCTGCCCGGCGTTTACGTGCCTTCCTTCTACGAGGACAGCCACCATCCGGATGGGACCCTGGCCGGTTTTACGCCACTGGCCGAGGTCCCTGAAAGAATAACGCGGGTCTATGCCGCCGATATCGGCCAGTTCGATACGACCAGCACGGTGGTGACGCCGCACACGACATTTGAAGACGCTTTCCTCATCGAAGTGAGCCGGGGATGCCCTCATGGCTGCCGTTTTTGCGCCGCCGGCTATGTGTACCGTCCCCCGCGATATCGTCCCTTGCCCCGGCTGCTTCATGCCCTGCAACAGGGGGCCGACCAGACTGGAAAGGTCGGCCTCCTGGGTGCGGCGGTATCCGACCTTCCCGATCTGAAAGCACTGTGTGATTTCGGAAGCCGACATGCATTGCAGCTCGCTTTCAGTTCGCTGCGGGCCGATGCCCTGGACGACGGGCTGATCGCGGCCATGAAGAGCGGTCGCCTTAAAACCGCCACCATCGCACCCGAGACAGGCTCGGAGCGCATGCGTCGGGTGATCAACAAAGGGATGAGCGAAGCGGTCATCCTCGATGCGGCCGAACGGCTGGTGGCCAACGGTATTCCCAACCTGAAGCTCTATTTCATGGTCGGTCTTCCCACAGAGACGGACGAGGATGTCGCGGCCATCGTCACTCTCGTCAAAAAGATAAAACATCGTTTCCTGGGATCGAGTCGCGCGCGCGGCCACATGGGCACCATCACCGTCAGTCTCAACTCCTTCATACCCAAACCGTTTACACCGTTTCAATGGACGGCCATGGATGATGTCGTCCACCTCAAACAGAAAATCAAACAGATCAAGATGGACCTAAAAAAGGTGGCCAACGTGCGTGTCCATGCCGACGTGCCGCGCTGGGCTTACATTCAGGCCCTGTTGTCACGCGGTGATCGGCGCGTGGCTCAATTGTTGCTGTCGGCTCATGAGAACGAGGGCAACTGGCCCCGGACCTTCAAATCTTCCTCCCTCAACCCGGATTTTTATGTTTACCGCGAACGTCCTCGGGATGAACGTCTGCCTTGGGACTTCATCGATCAAGGCTTGAACAAGCGCTTTCTCTGGAATGAGTATCAGCGCGCTTTGCAGGCCAAGGAAACCCCGCCCTGTCCCGCCGACCCTGAGAACTGTCAGATCTGTGGTGTCTGCAAGAAATTCTAG
- a CDS encoding Hsp20/alpha crystallin family protein: protein MQLTKWDPFKEMEDVFDRYTRALDWPRRSSQQMMATGDWAPRVDISETEKEFMIKAEIPEVKKEDVSVTVDNGVLTIRGERKQEKEEKNKKFHRVERYFGTFMRSFTLPDNVDETKIEATFKDGMLNLHVPKSAEAKPKAIDVKIK, encoded by the coding sequence ATGCAATTGACCAAATGGGACCCTTTCAAGGAGATGGAGGATGTGTTCGATCGCTATACCCGGGCGCTGGATTGGCCGCGCAGGTCCAGCCAGCAGATGATGGCCACCGGTGATTGGGCGCCTCGGGTGGATATTTCGGAAACGGAAAAGGAGTTCATGATCAAGGCGGAAATTCCGGAAGTGAAGAAAGAGGATGTCTCCGTGACAGTGGACAATGGCGTCTTGACCATTCGAGGGGAGAGAAAACAAGAAAAGGAAGAGAAAAACAAGAAGTTCCATCGCGTCGAAAGATATTTCGGTACCTTCATGCGCAGCTTCACCCTGCCGGACAATGTGGATGAGACCAAGATCGAGGCCACGTTCAAGGACGGTATGCTCAACCTGCATGTTCCCAAATCTGCGGAAGCCAAACCCAAAGCCATCGATGTGAAGATCAAATAG
- a CDS encoding MarR family winged helix-turn-helix transcriptional regulator: MKWDRDNLPDCIVFFLAKAYQKAHGRFKERLKPHGLTNMQHLVMEALWYQEGFTAAELGKNLILDKATMSGVIDRLNEAGWLERRPDPEDGRVQRLYPSLKANEMKEELIRLRQAVNDDLLAGFSAEERVLFKRFLMDFV, translated from the coding sequence ATGAAGTGGGACCGTGACAATTTGCCCGATTGCATTGTTTTTTTTCTGGCCAAGGCTTACCAGAAGGCCCATGGCCGTTTCAAGGAGCGCCTGAAGCCTCACGGGTTGACCAACATGCAACATCTTGTGATGGAAGCGCTCTGGTACCAGGAGGGGTTCACCGCTGCGGAGCTGGGCAAAAACCTCATTCTGGACAAGGCGACCATGTCGGGAGTGATCGATCGTCTGAACGAGGCGGGCTGGCTGGAAAGGCGGCCTGATCCTGAAGACGGCCGTGTCCAAAGGCTCTATCCATCGCTCAAGGCCAACGAGATGAAGGAAGAGTTGATCAGGTTGAGGCAGGCGGTCAACGACGATCTGCTGGCCGGCTTTTCCGCCGAGGAACGGGTGCTGTTCAAGCGTTTTTTAATGGATTTTGTTTGA
- a CDS encoding acyl-CoA dehydrogenase has protein sequence MLLNPKTEKYEHLDERSREIMLKTIAFFEAKGKERCKEDLRGRVWHQDFFDFIKENRIFADLLTPSRYAGAHKDARWDTTRICDFNEILGFYGLSYWYAWQVSILGLGPIWMSANEKVKQKTADLLAQGGIFAFGLSERTHGADLYSSEMMVTPLAQGRYVADGGKYYIGNANKAAYVSTFAKNSETGEYVFFVADPKAPNYDLVKNTVDWSGYVAEYALNGYPLTDDEILSTGQDAWDAALNTVNVGKFNLGWASLGIGEHCFYEAINHAAHRNLYGRFVTDFPHIRRLFTDAFSKLVAMKLFARRAADYMRSASADDRRYLLYNPLVKMKVTCEGEEVINLLWDVIAARGFEKDMYFENATRDIRTLPKLEGTVHVNMALVVKFMANYFFSPGEFPNIPRRTDPVDDTFLFDQGPTRGLGKIKFHDYKIAYDSVDLPNTAIFKEQVNLLRDLLMSAPPSKDQSKDIDFLLSLGELFTLVAYGQLIIEEANLEEVDKDVLDQIFDFMIRDFSKFALQLSQKPGVTDVQAAHCLKMIRNPAGDQARYRRVWDNHITPLVDAFEQHP, from the coding sequence ATGTTACTCAATCCCAAGACCGAAAAGTATGAACATCTGGACGAACGTTCCAGGGAGATCATGTTAAAGACCATCGCGTTTTTCGAAGCCAAGGGCAAGGAGAGGTGCAAGGAGGACTTGCGCGGGCGTGTCTGGCATCAGGACTTTTTCGACTTTATCAAAGAGAATCGCATTTTCGCCGATCTGCTGACCCCGTCCCGGTACGCCGGAGCTCATAAGGACGCCCGCTGGGACACCACCCGGATTTGCGACTTCAACGAGATCCTTGGTTTCTATGGCTTGTCCTACTGGTATGCCTGGCAGGTGAGCATCCTGGGATTGGGTCCGATTTGGATGAGTGCCAACGAAAAGGTAAAACAAAAGACCGCTGATTTGCTCGCCCAAGGGGGCATTTTCGCCTTCGGCTTGTCCGAAAGGACGCACGGCGCTGATCTCTATTCGTCGGAAATGATGGTCACTCCGCTGGCCCAGGGGCGCTACGTGGCCGATGGCGGCAAATATTACATCGGTAATGCCAACAAAGCGGCCTATGTTTCTACATTCGCGAAAAATTCCGAAACCGGGGAATACGTATTTTTCGTGGCCGATCCCAAAGCACCGAACTACGATCTGGTCAAGAACACCGTCGATTGGAGCGGCTACGTGGCCGAATATGCCCTCAATGGCTATCCGCTGACGGACGATGAGATCCTGTCCACCGGCCAGGATGCCTGGGACGCGGCCCTGAACACGGTCAACGTCGGCAAGTTCAATCTGGGGTGGGCATCGTTAGGCATCGGTGAACACTGCTTTTACGAAGCCATCAACCATGCGGCCCATCGCAACTTGTACGGGCGCTTTGTCACCGACTTCCCCCACATCCGTCGACTGTTCACCGACGCCTTCTCCAAGCTGGTGGCCATGAAGCTTTTCGCAAGGCGGGCGGCGGACTACATGCGTTCGGCTTCGGCAGATGACCGCCGTTACCTGCTTTACAATCCCCTGGTCAAAATGAAGGTCACCTGCGAGGGCGAGGAGGTTATCAACCTGCTTTGGGACGTGATCGCGGCGCGTGGTTTTGAAAAGGACATGTATTTCGAAAACGCCACCCGCGACATCCGCACACTGCCCAAACTGGAGGGCACCGTGCATGTGAACATGGCCCTCGTCGTCAAGTTCATGGCCAATTATTTCTTCAGTCCGGGCGAATTTCCGAACATTCCCAGACGCACCGATCCGGTCGACGACACGTTTCTCTTCGACCAGGGACCGACGCGAGGTCTGGGCAAGATCAAATTCCACGACTACAAGATCGCTTACGACTCGGTCGATCTCCCCAACACGGCCATCTTCAAGGAGCAGGTCAACCTGCTGCGCGACTTGCTCATGTCCGCCCCGCCGAGCAAGGATCAGTCCAAGGACATCGACTTTCTTCTCTCCCTGGGAGAGCTTTTCACCTTAGTGGCATATGGCCAGTTGATTATCGAAGAGGCCAACCTGGAGGAAGTGGACAAAGACGTTCTCGATCAGATATTCGACTTCATGATTCGGGACTTCTCGAAGTTTGCCCTGCAGCTGTCCCAGAAACCTGGGGTTACGGACGTGCAGGCGGCCCATTGCTTGAAGATGATCAGAAATCCAGCCGGGGACCAGGCGCGCTACCGGCGGGTCTGGGATAACCACATCACCCCGCTGGTGGATGCATTCGAACAACATCCATAA
- a CDS encoding 4Fe-4S dicluster domain-containing protein codes for MNQFGFYFDQTRCTGCSACRVACKDWNDIPAGPENWMRITYTEKGKCPDVFVSYLASPCWHCDNPMCAAACPVDAIHKREEDGIVVVDRDRCLGNSACDEKCRKACPYHAPQFGPEPGAKMGKCNLCLDRIQAGKKPICVDACPVRAIDAGPLDSLEKQYGRARTAAGFTYAKRVRPAVVFKPKPTSP; via the coding sequence ATGAATCAATTCGGATTCTATTTCGACCAGACACGCTGCACGGGTTGCAGCGCGTGTCGCGTAGCCTGCAAGGATTGGAACGACATTCCGGCCGGACCGGAAAACTGGATGCGCATTACTTATACCGAGAAGGGAAAGTGTCCCGACGTCTTCGTCAGCTATCTGGCCTCACCCTGCTGGCACTGCGACAATCCTATGTGCGCAGCCGCCTGCCCGGTCGATGCCATTCACAAAAGAGAAGAAGACGGCATCGTCGTCGTCGATCGCGACCGCTGTTTGGGCAATTCGGCCTGCGACGAAAAATGCCGTAAGGCCTGCCCCTATCATGCGCCTCAATTTGGCCCTGAGCCGGGCGCCAAGATGGGGAAGTGCAACCTTTGTCTGGACCGCATCCAAGCAGGGAAAAAACCCATCTGTGTGGATGCCTGCCCGGTCCGGGCAATCGACGCCGGGCCATTGGACAGCCTCGAAAAACAATACGGTCGGGCCCGAACCGCAGCAGGGTTCACCTATGCCAAACGGGTCAGGCCCGCCGTCGTTTTCAAACCCAAACCCACGTCGCCCTGA
- a CDS encoding molybdopterin-dependent oxidoreductase codes for MPQSSASDKNVRIVRATSAFDCGGRCPLRLHVKDNVIVRIEGDDAEEPDQLRTCLRCRAYRQYIHHPERLMYPQKRVGRRGDGQFERISWDEALDTLANQLKRVKKIYGNGAILLMTGGGYLASLHRGGAAAQRLLNMFGGYVTHYGNISSEGAVWASLTQYGSVMVGHSREDMLNSRLILLWGWDPARMISGTNTMYHLIHAKENGARVIAIDPRYHDTAATVADQWVPIRPGTDTAVMAAMANVMIREKLQDQAFLDRYTVGFDRFKSYLLGEEDGVEKTPEWAAGISGVPADIIASLAREYATTRPAALMDCQGPARSAMGEQYNRCAATLCAMTGNVGRPGGSAGGGLMGIPVAHMFRSPGIPAGKNPFELEGPKVKGTLDIRERVIKRIHINTLFDAILKGKKGGYPSDIRMAWSMCNNYLNQTGNSNKAAKALQSLEFFATQELFMTPQARYADILLPVTSTAERSDLMRPWPSGPYFMFSNRALEPLGECKDDLEIATELAAKLDIKDFETHSEEAWLRRLYERSTDLKHHIRDFDRFRQEGIHRIELETPVVAFRKQIEDPENHPFDTPSGKIEIYSQRVADIVDGLCPPIPKYLPTSEDRNDPLSRKYPLQLITPHPRNRVHSEMYKVEWLRETEPHRVWINPVDATPRGIEDGDEVHVFNDRGTIAIIAWVTERIIPGVVSVTEGAWYAPDANGIDRGGCANTLTRDAYSGGGAAVLNTSLVEVMKGKRS; via the coding sequence ATGCCACAATCAAGCGCTTCCGATAAAAACGTCCGCATCGTCAGGGCGACCTCGGCGTTTGACTGCGGCGGTCGCTGCCCGCTCAGGCTGCACGTCAAAGACAATGTCATCGTGCGGATCGAAGGAGACGATGCAGAAGAGCCCGATCAACTGAGGACCTGCCTACGCTGCCGGGCCTATCGCCAGTATATTCACCATCCCGAACGGCTCATGTATCCACAGAAGCGGGTCGGCCGGCGCGGTGACGGTCAATTCGAGCGCATCTCCTGGGATGAAGCCCTGGACACCCTGGCCAATCAGCTCAAACGGGTCAAAAAAATCTACGGCAACGGTGCTATTCTTCTGATGACCGGTGGCGGTTACCTGGCCAGCCTGCATCGCGGCGGTGCGGCGGCCCAGAGACTTCTCAACATGTTCGGCGGCTATGTGACCCATTACGGCAATATCTCATCCGAGGGGGCCGTATGGGCCTCCCTGACCCAATACGGCTCGGTCATGGTGGGGCATAGCCGCGAAGACATGCTCAACTCGAGGCTGATACTGCTGTGGGGCTGGGACCCGGCACGCATGATATCGGGAACCAACACCATGTACCATCTCATCCACGCCAAGGAGAACGGCGCACGCGTCATTGCCATCGACCCCCGTTATCACGATACGGCCGCCACCGTGGCCGACCAGTGGGTTCCCATCCGGCCGGGCACCGATACCGCCGTGATGGCGGCCATGGCCAACGTGATGATTCGCGAAAAGCTCCAGGACCAGGCCTTCCTGGATCGCTATACCGTGGGTTTCGATCGATTCAAATCCTATCTGCTCGGCGAGGAAGACGGCGTTGAGAAAACGCCGGAGTGGGCGGCCGGCATCTCCGGTGTGCCGGCCGACATCATCGCCAGTCTCGCAAGGGAGTACGCCACGACCCGGCCGGCGGCCCTCATGGATTGCCAGGGACCGGCCCGTAGCGCCATGGGCGAGCAGTACAACCGCTGCGCAGCCACCTTGTGCGCCATGACCGGCAACGTGGGCCGTCCGGGCGGCAGCGCCGGCGGGGGCTTGATGGGCATTCCCGTCGCCCACATGTTCCGCAGCCCAGGCATCCCGGCAGGGAAAAATCCTTTCGAGCTGGAGGGCCCCAAAGTCAAAGGGACCCTGGACATCCGCGAACGTGTGATCAAGCGGATCCACATCAACACCCTTTTCGATGCCATTTTGAAGGGCAAAAAGGGCGGCTATCCGTCGGACATCCGAATGGCCTGGTCCATGTGCAACAACTACCTCAACCAGACCGGCAACAGCAACAAAGCGGCCAAAGCACTCCAGAGCCTTGAGTTTTTCGCGACCCAGGAGCTCTTCATGACACCCCAGGCACGCTATGCCGATATTCTTCTGCCGGTCACCAGCACGGCCGAACGCAGTGACCTGATGCGCCCCTGGCCGTCTGGGCCTTATTTCATGTTCAGCAACCGGGCGCTCGAACCCCTGGGCGAATGTAAGGACGATCTTGAAATTGCCACTGAATTGGCTGCAAAACTCGACATTAAGGATTTCGAAACACATTCCGAAGAGGCGTGGCTGCGGCGCCTTTATGAACGGAGCACTGACCTGAAGCATCACATTCGAGACTTTGATCGATTCAGGCAGGAAGGCATCCATCGCATCGAGCTGGAAACCCCGGTGGTGGCTTTTCGCAAACAGATCGAGGACCCCGAAAACCATCCGTTCGATACGCCTTCCGGAAAAATCGAGATCTACTCCCAGCGCGTGGCAGACATTGTCGACGGCTTGTGTCCGCCAATCCCCAAATATCTGCCAACATCTGAAGATCGTAACGACCCGCTCTCCCGAAAATATCCCCTGCAGCTGATCACCCCCCACCCCCGCAACCGGGTTCACTCGGAGATGTACAAAGTCGAGTGGCTGCGCGAGACCGAACCCCATCGGGTATGGATCAATCCGGTGGATGCAACGCCGAGAGGCATTGAAGATGGCGACGAAGTACATGTTTTCAACGATCGGGGCACCATTGCCATCATTGCCTGGGTCACCGAGCGTATCATCCCCGGTGTCGTCTCGGTCACCGAAGGGGCCTGGTACGCGCCGGACGCAAACGGCATCGACCGCGGCGGATGCGCCAACACACTGACCCGCGACGCCTACTCGGGTGGCGGTGCTGCCGTGCTCAATACGTCGCTCGTCGAAGTCATGAAGGGGAAACGGTCATGA
- a CDS encoding acetolactate synthase large subunit, with amino-acid sequence MNGAECLMRALADAGMTLCFTNPGTTEIHLVAALEQEPRIRTVLALFEGVGSGAADGFARMTGRPAATLLHLGPGLSNAMANFHNARRAQSPIVNLVGDHPWPHRKNDPPLASDIATMAKPVSGWVREATDARRLPSQGIAALQAAMSPPGQVATLVIPADCAWGESSPYEERIVLPEAAKVSEHAVDKALQLLLNGKPTALIIGGKALLEPGLKAAARIAQKTGAVVMSQTFDARFERGAGLPVVKRLPYFPERARKRLSGYPQVILAGTKAPTAFFGYPDQSTRVLPDECDVHKLAEPFQDATAALEALARSIGAGRIEPALQQVERPDLPSGPLTIESAGAAIAALLPENAIVSDEAGTSGGHAYLFSAGAPRHDWLCLTGGSIGQGVPLATGAALACPDRKVICLQGDGGAMYTLQALWTQAREGLDITTVIFSNRKYQILQAELSRLGFKAPGKATLSTMDLSRPDLDWVKLAQGMGVSATRAEDTDSFIKMFARALQSPGPHLIEARL; translated from the coding sequence ATGAACGGGGCTGAATGTTTGATGCGCGCACTGGCCGATGCCGGCATGACGCTTTGTTTCACCAATCCGGGAACGACCGAAATTCATCTGGTGGCGGCCTTGGAACAGGAACCGCGCATCCGGACGGTGCTCGCTCTTTTCGAAGGAGTCGGTTCGGGCGCCGCCGATGGCTTCGCCCGCATGACCGGGCGGCCTGCCGCCACACTGCTTCATTTGGGCCCCGGACTATCCAACGCCATGGCCAACTTCCACAATGCGCGCCGAGCGCAATCACCGATCGTCAATCTCGTGGGCGACCATCCCTGGCCGCACCGCAAAAACGACCCACCGCTGGCCTCGGACATCGCGACCATGGCCAAGCCCGTGTCCGGATGGGTACGCGAAGCCACGGATGCCAGGCGTCTGCCCTCGCAAGGCATCGCCGCCCTCCAAGCCGCCATGTCCCCGCCCGGACAAGTGGCCACGCTGGTCATCCCCGCCGACTGCGCCTGGGGGGAATCGTCGCCGTACGAGGAGAGAATCGTTCTTCCCGAAGCTGCCAAAGTCTCCGAGCATGCCGTAGATAAAGCGCTTCAGCTGCTGCTCAACGGCAAACCCACCGCGCTGATCATCGGCGGCAAGGCCCTGCTGGAACCCGGATTGAAAGCCGCGGCGCGCATCGCCCAAAAAACCGGGGCCGTGGTCATGTCCCAAACCTTCGATGCCCGTTTTGAGCGAGGCGCAGGATTGCCGGTGGTCAAACGGTTGCCCTACTTTCCGGAACGGGCCAGAAAGCGGCTCTCCGGTTATCCCCAGGTCATCCTTGCGGGGACCAAAGCCCCTACTGCATTTTTTGGTTATCCGGATCAATCCACGCGGGTCTTGCCCGATGAGTGTGACGTGCACAAGCTGGCCGAACCGTTCCAGGACGCCACTGCCGCCCTGGAAGCCCTGGCCAGGTCCATCGGTGCCGGCAGGATAGAACCGGCTTTGCAGCAGGTAGAGCGCCCGGATTTGCCGAGCGGCCCCCTGACCATCGAATCGGCCGGCGCCGCAATAGCCGCCCTTCTGCCGGAAAACGCCATCGTCTCAGATGAAGCGGGTACTTCCGGCGGCCATGCCTACCTGTTTAGTGCCGGCGCACCGCGTCATGACTGGCTATGCCTCACCGGCGGCTCGATCGGTCAGGGGGTGCCCCTGGCTACCGGCGCGGCATTGGCCTGTCCGGACCGCAAGGTCATCTGTCTCCAGGGCGACGGCGGGGCCATGTACACCCTGCAGGCCCTCTGGACCCAGGCCCGGGAAGGGTTGGACATCACCACCGTGATCTTCTCCAACCGCAAATATCAAATTCTCCAGGCAGAGCTGAGCCGTCTGGGATTCAAGGCCCCTGGTAAGGCCACCCTGAGCACGATGGACTTGAGCCGGCCGGATCTGGATTGGGTCAAATTGGCCCAGGGAATGGGCGTCAGCGCCACACGCGCCGAAGATACCGATTCTTTCATTAAAATGTTCGCCCGTGCATTGCAGTCGCCGGGTCCTCACCTGATCGAGGCCCGGTTGTAG
- a CDS encoding NADH:flavin oxidoreductase, with protein sequence MPKLFEPTTIHHLPLKNRFVRSATWEGMAEADGTCTPQLTRLYAQLADGQVGLIISSHAYVTQEGQATPWQLGLYKDELVEPLRRLTTAVHDRNGAIVAQLAHAGCFTNQKLTGKPPLALSILDSKGAKWYREASASDLDELPAQFARAATRAQQAGFDGIQLHAAHGYLLSQSLSPAFNQRNDRYGGSLQHRARLMLAVLSAVRQAVGRNYPVLAKVNCADFVDGGLEIDEALQVGRMLQDGGVDAIEVSGGTLVSGALSPIRQNITAEEKEGYFRQAASRFKEALSVPIMLVGGIRSLYLAEKLLAEGVADYFSMARPFIREPHLIKRWQAGDRRKSTCLSDNLCNQAARAGEGLYCVVERKLSENKRSSKEKGAL encoded by the coding sequence ATGCCAAAACTCTTCGAACCGACCACGATTCACCATCTTCCGCTGAAAAACCGTTTCGTGCGCTCGGCCACATGGGAAGGCATGGCCGAGGCAGACGGCACCTGCACCCCCCAGTTAACCAGGTTGTATGCCCAACTGGCCGACGGCCAGGTGGGGCTTATCATCAGCAGTCACGCCTACGTCACCCAGGAGGGTCAAGCCACGCCCTGGCAGCTGGGTCTGTACAAGGACGAACTGGTCGAGCCCCTTCGCCGATTGACGACGGCCGTGCATGATCGGAATGGTGCGATCGTGGCACAACTGGCCCATGCGGGCTGTTTTACGAACCAGAAACTGACCGGCAAGCCCCCCCTGGCCTTGTCGATCCTGGATTCAAAGGGCGCAAAATGGTATCGGGAGGCCAGCGCCTCAGACCTGGACGAGCTCCCCGCCCAGTTCGCACGGGCCGCAACCCGCGCGCAACAAGCAGGATTTGACGGCATTCAACTCCATGCCGCCCATGGCTATCTGCTCTCCCAATCGCTCTCCCCCGCTTTCAACCAGAGGAATGATCGATATGGCGGATCGCTTCAACATCGGGCGCGCCTGATGCTCGCGGTGTTGTCCGCCGTGCGCCAGGCCGTGGGCCGGAACTATCCCGTGCTGGCCAAGGTCAACTGCGCCGACTTTGTCGACGGCGGCCTGGAAATCGATGAGGCGCTCCAAGTCGGCCGCATGCTCCAGGACGGGGGCGTCGATGCCATCGAAGTGAGCGGCGGTACGCTTGTCTCCGGTGCACTCAGCCCGATCCGTCAAAACATCACCGCCGAAGAAAAAGAGGGCTATTTCAGACAGGCCGCCAGCCGTTTCAAAGAAGCGCTCTCGGTCCCGATTATGCTGGTGGGCGGCATTCGCTCTTTGTACCTGGCCGAAAAGCTCCTGGCCGAGGGAGTAGCGGATTACTTCTCCATGGCGAGGCCCTTTATCCGCGAACCGCACTTGATCAAACGCTGGCAAGCCGGAGACAGGCGCAAATCGACCTGCCTTTCGGATAACCTGTGCAACCAGGCGGCCAGGGCGGGCGAGGGCCTCTACTGCGTGGTAGAGAGAAAATTGAGCGAAAACAAGAGATCATCCAAGGAGAAAGGAGCTCTATGA
- a CDS encoding crotonase/enoyl-CoA hydratase family protein, with the protein MTELVKVNIDNHVADVRLNRPDKYNALSPEMFAAIIETGKALANDRSVRAVVISGEGRGFCAGLDFQSFAEMGGGRKKGSDLFERTPGQKANNAQMPGMVWKQVPVPVIAAIHGVAFGGGLQIALGADIRLAAPDARFSVMEIKWGLVPDMSLTQTLRDLVRIDVAKELTFSGRIVEAAEAEKLGLVTGVCDQPLEEALRMAAELAAKSPHAVSAAKHLLERAWHSDDEAGLWLEESLQRSLIGTPNQIEAVTANFEKRPPKFADRD; encoded by the coding sequence ATGACCGAGTTGGTGAAAGTGAATATTGACAACCATGTGGCGGATGTACGGCTCAATCGTCCCGATAAATACAATGCGCTGAGTCCGGAGATGTTTGCAGCGATCATCGAAACGGGAAAGGCCCTGGCAAACGATCGGTCGGTCCGGGCGGTGGTGATATCAGGAGAGGGACGGGGGTTTTGCGCCGGACTCGATTTTCAGAGCTTTGCCGAAATGGGCGGCGGGCGCAAAAAAGGCAGTGATCTTTTTGAACGCACACCCGGCCAGAAGGCCAACAATGCCCAGATGCCCGGTATGGTCTGGAAGCAGGTGCCGGTGCCGGTGATTGCGGCGATCCACGGCGTGGCGTTCGGTGGCGGGCTTCAGATCGCTTTGGGGGCCGACATTCGATTGGCTGCGCCCGATGCGCGATTTTCCGTCATGGAGATCAAGTGGGGGTTGGTCCCGGACATGTCCCTGACGCAGACCCTCCGCGATCTGGTGCGCATCGATGTGGCCAAGGAGTTGACCTTCTCCGGACGTATCGTGGAGGCCGCCGAGGCTGAAAAGCTTGGTCTGGTCACCGGCGTATGCGATCAACCCCTGGAAGAGGCCCTTCGCATGGCGGCCGAATTGGCGGCTAAATCCCCCCATGCCGTATCAGCGGCGAAACATTTGTTGGAGCGTGCATGGCATAGCGATGACGAGGCGGGCCTGTGGCTGGAAGAGTCCCTACAGCGTTCCCTGATAGGAACGCCCAATCAAATCGAGGCGGTGACAGCCAACTTCGAAAAGCGGCCACCCAAGTTCGCGGACAGGGATTGA